The Fibrobacter sp. UWR4 sequence GGGGAAAGTTTTCGCAATATTCTGTCTGATGGCAGCTACCCTCTGGGCGGCTCAGGTGGACGTGGAAACTTTTGCAAAAAGCAAACAGGCATCTTTCCACTGGTATCCTGTCCAAAAGACAATTACCCTGGCAGGAGCATCCGACACAGCCAAAATGGCCATCGGACTCCCCTACGTTTCCTTCAACGGGAAATCCGTAGATCTTAAGGTCGCTCCCGTCCTGAAAGACAACAAAATTTGGCTTGATGCGGCAGACACATCCAAGTTCCAATTTGCAAGACCCATTAGCAGTTCCGCTACTGCAAAGGTTTCCAGCAGTTCCAGCGCGGTAAAGACGGCAAGCAGCTCTAGTGCGATAAAGCCTGCTAGCAGTTCCAGCGCAGTTGCAGTGACGGTAGCCGCACCTAAGAACGAAACCGCAGGAACTCGAGAAGTAAAGACCATCGTCATCGACCCCGGTCACGGCGGTAAGGACTCCGGCGCTCTTGGCGCAAAAGCACAGGAAAAGGACATCGTTCTCGCCGTAGGAAAGCTTCTCAAGAAGGAACTGGAAAAGGAAGGCTTCAAGGTCAAGATGACTCGCGACAAGGACGTGTTCATCGAACTAGGCCAGCGAGCAAATCTCGCCAACCAGTGGGATGGGGACCTGTTCATCAGCCTCCATTGCAACGCCATTGACGCCTCCCCCGAAAAGAAGAAACAAATCAAGGGTTATCACGTTTACGTTCTTCGCGCCCCCGAGAGTGAAGAAGACAAGGCCATTGCCCGTCGCGAAAACAAGGTGGCCACCCTCTATGGCGAAAAGAACGCCAAGGAAGAACTGACTCCTATTGAATGGTTCAAGCTGGAAGCCCGTCTTGAAAAATACAAGCAGAACAGCTACATGTTCACCGAGGAACTACTCAAGGCCAACGACGGCTACAAGATCCGCAAGCAGGCGGGTGGCGTAGGCGGTGCAGGCTTCATGGTCCTGGTAGGCGCATTGATGCCTGCAGTGCTCTACGAAATCGGCTTCATCAGCAACCCCGACGACGAAGCCTACATGATGAGCTCCGCCGGACAGAAGGATATTGCAGAACGCATTTCCAAGGCCGTAGCAAGCTACAAGGCAGCAGTCCACAACTACAGAGAAACTTTGGGCCGATAACAAGCCGCAATCATGAACCTCATTGAAGATTAAGCAAAAAGGAACCCCAAGCGGAGTTCCTTTTTTGATTATCAATACGACATCCTATCAACGCAACGATCTGCTAGTACGACCATATTCCACATTCACATGACTAGCCTGATTTCCTTTATTTCGTTTTCCGTTGACCAAATAAGTCTTATTTTCCGAAGTTTTTCTTGGCCTTGGCTCCGCAAAATCTCCATTGAATCCGGACCAGCGATCAATGTCAGCAAATTTCGACTCCGGTAACACATCAGCAAACATCGGGATCTTACTGAATGTAGGAGTTCCTTCATCCTGGTAAACACACTGATGAGCGAAGTGGGCAGGAAAGCCTTCACCATCCTCCCTAGAATCCACGACATCATATACCGTTATGTATTGACACAAAGCGAAGTAAGATGATGATTTTTGATAGACAAAGTATGCCGTATCATTTTCAATAGGAGATTTTCTGTTGAAAACATAAGTGTCGTCCCCCGAATATTCACTACGATACGAGGACAACTTAAAGCTGGTGGTATCATCTAAATTCAAAGTTTTTCCCGCAACCAACGAATCCGTCGACAGCACCCTCCAAAACTTTTCATCAGCATCTCGCGGTGCGTTCATATAAAGCGACAGTTGACAGCCACCGATTACAACCATGTCGCATACGCATGCTTCGGAAACATACCAATGTATGTAGGAATCATAACCATCATAGATGCCGTTTTCACCAAAGCCC is a genomic window containing:
- a CDS encoding N-acetylmuramoyl-L-alanine amidase, producing MAATLWAAQVDVETFAKSKQASFHWYPVQKTITLAGASDTAKMAIGLPYVSFNGKSVDLKVAPVLKDNKIWLDAADTSKFQFARPISSSATAKVSSSSSAVKTASSSSAIKPASSSSAVAVTVAAPKNETAGTREVKTIVIDPGHGGKDSGALGAKAQEKDIVLAVGKLLKKELEKEGFKVKMTRDKDVFIELGQRANLANQWDGDLFISLHCNAIDASPEKKKQIKGYHVYVLRAPESEEDKAIARRENKVATLYGEKNAKEELTPIEWFKLEARLEKYKQNSYMFTEELLKANDGYKIRKQAGGVGGAGFMVLVGALMPAVLYEIGFISNPDDEAYMMSSAGQKDIAERISKAVASYKAAVHNYRETLGR